One Ornithorhynchus anatinus isolate Pmale09 chromosome 2, mOrnAna1.pri.v4, whole genome shotgun sequence DNA segment encodes these proteins:
- the TNFRSF13B gene encoding tumor necrosis factor receptor superfamily member 13B: MGTCPEEEYWDPLLRCCVPCRSTCNRPNPKSCATFCESLKCHRQQGVYYDTLLRQCIKCSATCGQHPLQCAPFCQNTPTGQKRARWSHELPANFVAPSSLEQKLRGEASQLVLVYSILGLCLCAVVCCFLIMVTCFLKRKGGELSCQPPSVKCHTRGGSSKDHLMEAGSDKAGSGEGRSPEPIETCSFCFPEQRPAKESVANNGTFHPQGKRAAANGVGVAGTVSSLQDGCLKIICSPSQEKMPTT, from the exons ATGGGAACCTGCCCGGAGGAGGAGTACTGGGACCCCCTCCTGCGCTGCTGCGTCCCCTGCAGATCCACATGTAACAGACCCAATCCCAAGAGCTGTGCCACCTTCTGCG aatCTCTCAAGTGCCACAGACAACAAGGGGTCTACTATGACACGCTCTTGAGACAGTGCATCAAATGCTCGGCCACCTGTGGACAACACCCGTTGCAGTGCGCCCCTTTCTGTCAGAACACCCCAACAGGACAGAAGAGAGCCAGATGGTCCCATGAGCTTCCAG CCAACTTTGTGGCCCCATCTTCTCTTGAACAGAAGCTGAGAGGGGAGGCGAGCCAGTTGGTGCTGGTCTACAGCATCCTGGGGCTCTGCCTGTGCGCTGTCGTCTGCTGCTTCCTCATCATGGTCACTTGCTTCCTCAAGAGGAAGGGCGGTGAGCTCTCCTGCCAGCCGCCCTCGGTCAAATGCCACACCAGGGGGGGATCTTCTAAGG ATCACCTAATGGAAGCGGGAAGCGACAAAGCTGGATCTGGGGAAGGCAGGTCTCCGGAGCCTATCGAAACCTGTAGTTTTTGCTTCCCGGAACAGAGACCCGCCAAGGAGAGTGTGGCCAATAACGGGACCTTCCATCCACAAGGAAAGAGGGCTGCTGCCAATGGTGTTGGAGTGgctgggacagtgtccagcctccAGGATGGCTGCTTAAAAATCATATGCTCACCCTCTCAAGAGAAGATGCCCACAACATGA